The Ornithodoros turicata isolate Travis chromosome 9, ASM3712646v1, whole genome shotgun sequence genome includes a region encoding these proteins:
- the LOC135369371 gene encoding zinc finger BED domain-containing protein 4-like, giving the protein MADESNHGTFKQKVSFFKITPLRSASRSSYVWSYFGTLVHDDGQKRRTVGSDNFCKLCLEKALSEDSTLPFESGRTQGVREGTGDSEGLKNYFSTAKRKHTNDSMVKKQLARDFVLWVARDLLPFSIVNGEGLRDFLLKYKVIKSDEDLPDRTTLSRGALNDVYNAMHDHVKRVIQEGPRFLAVTYDMWMDNHRRRSYITFTCHFIDESFELRSMTLSTRNMVERHTAVAIWGEYCKCTEEFGMTTKTITAVTDAGSNMKRAASLADTEHHLCAGHGLHNLVLVDGIQKVPELSDLLRSCRAIVKRVHYKAGQLEEIVEADIRTSLLSLCDVGDAIDDDEADPALLCDESDEHSYSSSGVPSKFTTVKSDTPTRWHSILAMLESLIVNKASLRKLLATLGEPMQLGPEEWSLVGELVEFLKQFRKAVELFSMQRDCTYNTLLVIRSELKSCLEDKADDSTSVRQMKQAMLAKFDYRFPVTESTVTASLLDPRFQNLKVVDEYLTTKGLSKVDFLAAQVLRFVKESDIRTSDGGQPRSSTEDTFAVLAKRHSSGESLLLGSVNAECHALMSTPAGKCGRSTSVLDFWRSAQTQLPWLSCLAKKVLCVPATSTPSERVFSIAGLIVRAKRANLHPLTLDKLIFIHDNYSVCKDAIC; this is encoded by the exons ATGGCAGACGAGAGTAACCACGGTACATTTAAGCAGAAAGTGTCCTTTTTCAAGATCACTCCGCTGCGTTCAGCATCACGTTCAAGTTACGTGTGGTCCTATTTCGGAACGCTGGTGCATGACGATGGTCAGAAAAGGAGAACTGTTGGTTCGGACAATTTCTGTAAGCTCTGCTTAGAAAAAGCTCTCAGTGAGGACTCCACGCTTCCCTTTGAAAG CGGACGTACACAAGGTGTCAGGGAAGGCACCGGAGACAGCGAAGGGCTGAAGAACTACTTCAGTACAGCCAAAAGGAAACACACAAACGACTCCATGGTAAAGAAGCAACTAGCTAGAGACTTTGTACTCTGGGTTGCAAGGGACCTCCTACCGTTCAGCATAGTTAATGGAGAAGGCCTTCGA GACTTCTTGCTGAAGTACAAGGTAATTAAGTCTGACGAAGACCTCCCTGACAGGACAACGCTCTCCCGCGGTGCACTTAATGATGTATACAACGCTATGCACGACCACGTAAAGCGGGTCATCCAGGAAGGCCCGCGATTCCTTGCGGTGACGTACGACATGTGGATGGACAACCACAGGCGCAGAAGCTACATAACCTTCACGTGTCACTTCATTGATG AAAGCTTCGAACTTCGGAGCATGACCCTCTCAACAAGGAATATGGTAGAGAGGCACACCGCTGTTGCCATTTGGGGCGAATATTGCAAGTGCACGGAAGAGTTCGGCATGACGACGAAGACGATCACTGCTGTGACGGATGCCGGGTCAAATATGAAGCGTGCTGCGTCTTTGGCAGACACAGAACATCACTTATGCGCAGGGCATGGGCTCCATAACTTAGTACTCGTTGACGGCATCCAGAAAGTGCCAGAATTATCTGACCTCCTTCGGAGCTGCAGGGCAATCGTCAAACGCGTGCATTACAAGGCTGGCCAACTGGAGGAAATCGTCGAGGCAGACATTCGCACCTCCCTTCTATCCCTTTGTGATGTTGGAGACGCCATTGACGACGACGAGGCTGACCCCGCTCTACTATGTGATGAAAGTGATGAGCACAGCTACTCATCCAGCGGAGTGCCGTCAAAGTTTACCACCGTCAAAAGCGACACGCCAACAAGGTGGCATAGCATCTTGGCCATGTTGGAAAGCCTGATCGTTAACAAAGCATCGCTAAGGAAGCTGCTGGCTACACTAGGGGAGCCAATGCAATTAGGGCCAGAAGAATGGAGCCTAGTTGGGGAACTTGTAGAATTCCTAAAGCAATTCCGGAAGGCTGTCGAGCTGTTTTCAATGCAGCGTGACTGCACGTACAACACGCTACTTGTAATAAGAAGTGAGCTGAAGAGCTGCCTGGAAGATAAGGCTGATGACAGCACTTCTGTGCGTCAGATGAAGCAGGCGATGCTCGCGAAATTCGACTACCGCTTTCCAGTAACTGAAAGCACAGTCACCGCTTCCCTTCTGGATCCCCGCTTCCAGAACCTGAAAGTGGTAGATGAATACCTGACAACAAAGGGACTGAGCAAGGTAGATTTCTTAGCAGCGCAAGTGCTCAGATTCGTTAAAGAGAGCGACATCAGAACTTCTGACGGGGGTCAACCGCGTTCTTCGACAGAGGACACGTTTGCTGTGCTTGCGAAGCGGCATTCATCAGGGGAATCCCTGCTGCTCGGATCTGTGAACGCGGAGTGCCACGCGCTCATGAGCACTCCCGCAGGAAAGTGCGGACGGTCAACGAGCGTATTGGACTTCTGGCGTTCAGCACAAACGCAGCTGCCATGGCTGTCATGCCTCGCCAAGAAGGTTTTATGTGTGCCGGCGACAAGCACTCCgtcagagagggtgttttcaatcgcggGACTCATAGTGCGCGCGAAACGTGCCAACCTCCACCCACTCACCCTGGACAAACTTATATTTATCCACGATAACTACAGTGTCTGTAAGGATGCTATTTGTTGA